The genome window TGGGGGTGAGGACCTGCCCCAGGGGCCAGGTAGTGGCAGCAGACATAGGAAAGGGCAGGCCCGGCCGCGACAGCAGCCACTGGGAAGCCCACCGGCCCGCGCCGGTGGGTGGGGGAGGAGCGCAAAGCTAATGCGTTTTTGCCGAAATGGACGTATGTGTCCACAAGTGGGTGCGGGGATGGGGCCAGCTTGCCGGTGTGAAACACCGCCCCACGCTTCTTGCCTTTGGCCAGCACCTGCGCCGCCTGCGCCAGCAGCGGGGCTGGAGCCAGCAGGCGCTGGCCGACGTAGCCGATGTGGCCAAGAAGACGGTGTATCGCATCGAGGCCGGGCAGGCCTCGCCCACGCTGGATGTGCTCGTCAGCCTGGCCGAGGGCCTGGAACTCTCGCTGCCCGAACTGGTGCAGTTTCCCCTGCTACTGGCCCCCGACCCGCCGCTGACGCCCCCGCGCCCCGCCCCGGATGGCCCCTTGCCCTAACGGCTGCCCGGGCCCCATGCGCCAACCGGCAGCCTCTGTAAAGGATGGCTGCAAGTCACTCGTTAATCCCTTTCTCTTCGCTTAAGTATGCTCAAAGCGTTACTCCTAGCCAGTTCGCTATTCCTCACCAGTCCCGTAGCCTCCATGCTACCTGCAACCCACTATGCTACCACGGTCACGGTGTACGTGTGCATGAGCAAATCATCCGTAGCCTATCACTCTTCTGATAATTGCTCCGGTCTCAACCGCTGCACGCACGAGGTACGAAGCATGTCCACCAACGCCGCCCACGAGCGTGGCAAGCGCGCTTGCCACAAATGCTATTAGCCTTTTATCTGCTCCGAGCAGCCGCTCCTCTGCAGCATCAGCGCTGCACTACTAAACTGCTAGGGGTAGTAGCTTCGCCATCTAGCCCACTATGAAGATTATTCAGTCCCACGACGTTCAAAGCAAACTGATGAACGTCATCCTGACCGCCAAGAAAGATTTGGTCCTTGTTTCTCCCTACGTTAACCTAACCTACACCAAACAAGTATCTGCAGCGCTGGTAGCGGCCCGGAATAAGGGTGTTCAAATTGACTTCTATATCCGCGACGAGCCCAATAATGCGGTAAGCAAAGAACAGGTGCTCAGCATGGGGATCACGCCCCGATTAATTCCCAATCTCCACGCCAAGCTATATTTCAACGAAACTACCGGCCTCATTGCTTCGCTAAACCTGCTCAGCAGCTCCATCGGCAACTCCATTGAAATCGGTGGCCAGCTAGAAACAGCCGAAGAACTGGACGAGCTACGCTTGTTCGTAGCACAGTTCATCACCCCGCACGAGGTAGGCGCAGTGCCACCCCCACCGAAACCAGCCGCCGTTGCCAATCCACCCCAGCTAAGCAAAGAAGAGAAACACTTTCAGCAAGTGAAGTTTGGCCAGGTTCTGTTCGATTACATGATGGAGAAAGTAGACCGGAGATGTCAGGTAGACGGCAACCACTCCAACATGACCATACGGGCAGTAGGTAACACCTTTACCGTAGCCATTGAAGGAGGCTACGATGCTCCCACGCTAGTCATACACGGCATCGTTTCTAGCCGTGAGGCTGACCGATTCGCTGCCAAATCTGCCAAGCACTACAAATCCACTGAATACCGGCACTCTATCCAATGGGGTGGTCGAGGCATCTACGATCAAGTCCGAGCAATCCGTAAGGCCAACCTATCTGCTAGCTCATTCAATCAGTTAACCTTCGGCGAGAAGAAGCAAATCTTAGCTGAGGTTGCTGAATTTCTGCTAGCTACCCACTCCTTCAAAGCCGACTACCGTAACTAACCAGAATTCATGCCCTCTATATCCGGCGAACAAGCCATTGCCACCATCCTCAAACACGATAAGAAAACTAACAGCTACAAAATAGCCCTGCTCCGGGCCATCAACGACCTCGCCCTCCTTTACCCCGACCTGGCCCGTGCCCATCAGCCCGTAGCTGTGCCACTGGTGCGCTTGGCCGAGTTGTGGACCGCCTATTACTGGCCCTTCGCCGACGCAGTCCAGCCCATCTACCAGGGCGCCCGCGCCATCGTCGGCGGCCAGCTGCGGAACGACGTTTCCTTTCGTCCGGCCCTTACCCAGCTACGCCAGCAGTGGCAAACCACCGTGCAGCTGTCGGCTCAACCGGCCGACGGCTTCTTCCTGCTCACCGAAATGCGCACCCCGCGCCGCCGGGCTACCTACGCCCCCGCGTTGCAACAGGCCTACACCCAGGCCGTAGCCGCTGCAGCCAAGGCCCTGCTCATGCCCATTCGCTACGCCGGCCCCGGGGAGTGGTCCGTGTTTGACAAACCCGCCCGCCTCGATCAACTGCCGCCGAACCTAACTACT of Hymenobacter sublimis contains these proteins:
- a CDS encoding helix-turn-helix domain-containing protein; the encoded protein is MKHRPTLLAFGQHLRRLRQQRGWSQQALADVADVAKKTVYRIEAGQASPTLDVLVSLAEGLELSLPELVQFPLLLAPDPPLTPPRPAPDGPLP